A region from the Triticum urartu cultivar G1812 chromosome 1, Tu2.1, whole genome shotgun sequence genome encodes:
- the LOC125527344 gene encoding uncharacterized protein LOC125527344 — translation MHDLLLLLPKKKSMFGFNLVSRVYITNTFTKKIQCTTTNTFSSRVTFPTSFYQISRRESERPTFPSSQAMALRVSTLPVAAVGRAGNYTVHGITESPGGIWDGLTIVGIVVTGVLLRRRLRSWSRHLFSGSRPHDPQHRDLRVRADRAENKGKREQWVETNRRFTKKAGQGNR, via the exons ATGCACGACCTATTACTATTATTACCAAAAAAAAAGAGCATGTTCGGGTTTAATCTTGTTAGTAGAGTATATATAACAAATACATTCACTAAAAAGATACAGTGCACTACAACAAATACATTTTCCAGCCGTGTCACCTTCCCCACCAGCTTTTACCAAATTTCCCGACGCGAGAGCGAGAGACCTACTTTCCCCTCGTCTCAGGCCATGGCTCTTAGGGTTTCCACCCTGCCCGTCGCCGCCGTCGGCCGCGCCGGCAACTACACCGTGCACGGCATCACGGAGAGCCCGGGGGGCATCTGGGACGGCCTCACCATCGTCGGCATCGTCGTCACCGGAGTACTCCTCCGCCGTCGCCTTCGCAGCTGGAGCAGGCACCTGTTCTCTGGTTCCCGGCCCCATGACCCCCAGCACCGAGACCTAAG GGTGAGGGCCGACCGGGCtgaaaacaagggcaaacgtgaGCAGTGGGTGGAGACAAACCGCCGGTTTACCAAGAAGGCCGGGCAAGGGAACCGCTAA